One part of the Rhizobium indicum genome encodes these proteins:
- the nifB gene encoding nitrogenase cofactor biosynthesis protein NifB, giving the protein MSEPEIKVGTSSSASFHRAPMAPAMPGGRASSSYGLSVTDDIDARIWERIKDHPCFSEQAHHYFARMHVAVAPACNIQCNYCNRKYDCTNESRPGVASVKLTPDQAVRKVLAVASKVPELSVVGVAGPGDACYDWRKTVATFEGVAREIPDIRLCISTNGLALPDHVDELADMNVDHVTITINMVDPEVGAKIYPWILHGHRRYTGIEGARILHERQMLGLEMLTKRGILTKINSVMIPGVNDTHLVEVNRWIRDRGAFMHNVVPLISKPSHGTYYGLTGQRCPEPFELKALQDCLDGNVKLMRHCQQCRADAIGLLGDDREREFALDQISTRVKFDTRKREAYRKLVQHERGDQLAAKLDANKAVRSLGSSGTLAVAVATKGGGRINEHFGQARELQVYAVSRKGINLVGHRKVEQYCLGGLGEKATLDHTIVALDGIDILLSSKIGDCPKKRLAETGVRASDAFSYSYIETAIGALYAAEFGGKPAMPTALGPSN; this is encoded by the coding sequence ATGTCGGAACCGGAAATAAAGGTCGGGACGAGCAGCAGTGCCTCCTTCCACCGAGCGCCGATGGCTCCCGCTATGCCCGGTGGCCGCGCATCTTCGTCCTATGGCCTTTCGGTGACGGATGACATAGATGCGCGGATCTGGGAGAGAATCAAAGACCATCCCTGCTTTTCAGAGCAAGCGCATCACTATTTCGCTCGAATGCATGTCGCGGTCGCACCTGCTTGCAACATCCAGTGCAACTACTGCAATCGCAAATATGATTGCACCAACGAAAGCCGCCCGGGCGTCGCATCGGTGAAGTTGACTCCCGACCAGGCAGTACGCAAGGTGCTTGCCGTCGCCAGTAAAGTGCCGGAGCTTTCCGTAGTCGGCGTTGCCGGACCGGGCGACGCTTGTTACGACTGGAGGAAGACAGTAGCGACGTTTGAAGGAGTTGCGAGAGAAATACCTGACATCAGACTATGCATTTCTACCAATGGATTGGCGCTTCCGGACCATGTCGATGAGCTAGCTGACATGAACGTCGATCACGTGACGATCACTATCAACATGGTGGATCCGGAAGTCGGGGCGAAGATCTATCCATGGATACTTCACGGTCATCGTCGATACACCGGGATAGAAGGTGCCAGGATCCTTCACGAGCGCCAAATGCTGGGTTTGGAAATGCTGACCAAACGCGGCATTCTCACCAAAATCAATTCGGTGATGATTCCAGGCGTCAATGACACGCACCTCGTGGAAGTTAACCGATGGATCAGAGACCGCGGGGCATTCATGCACAATGTGGTGCCCCTGATTTCCAAGCCTTCACATGGCACTTATTACGGTCTTACGGGTCAGCGTTGCCCGGAGCCGTTCGAACTGAAGGCACTTCAAGACTGTCTCGATGGCAACGTTAAGCTTATGCGCCACTGCCAACAATGCCGGGCCGACGCCATCGGTTTGCTGGGCGATGATCGCGAGCGAGAGTTTGCCCTCGACCAGATCTCCACCAGAGTTAAATTCGACACCCGCAAGCGCGAGGCCTATCGCAAGCTGGTCCAGCATGAGCGAGGGGATCAACTAGCAGCAAAATTGGACGCGAACAAAGCAGTCAGGTCACTGGGTTCTTCGGGAACCCTCGCTGTTGCCGTGGCGACTAAAGGTGGCGGCAGGATCAACGAACATTTCGGTCAGGCAAGGGAACTCCAAGTGTATGCAGTCTCACGAAAGGGGATCAACTTGGTGGGACACCGCAAGGTCGAGCAGTATTGCCTCGGTGGTTTAGGCGAGAAGGCCACTCTCGATCACACTATCGTTGCACTCGACGGCATCGACATTCTGCTTTCTTCCAAAATCGGCGATTGCCCAAAGAAGCGGCTGGCAGAAACTGGCGTGCGAGCCAGTGACGCATTTTCCTATAGTTACATCGAGACTGCGATTGGCGCGCTATACGCCGCCGAGTTTGGCGGCAAACCGGCGATGCCGACGGCTTTAGGCCCCTCTAATTGA
- a CDS encoding 4Fe-4S binding protein, which yields MAFKIIVSQCTQCGACEFECPSDAISFKGEGYVVDSKKCTECKGEFDTQQCASVCPMPKTCVPA from the coding sequence ATGGCCTTCAAGATCATTGTATCCCAATGCACCCAGTGCGGGGCTTGCGAATTTGAATGTCCCTCAGATGCGATCAGTTTCAAAGGTGAGGGATACGTCGTGGATTCAAAAAAATGTACTGAGTGCAAGGGTGAGTTTGACACGCAACAATGCGCTTCGGTGTGTCCGATGCCGAAGACCTGCGTCCCTGCCTGA
- the nifT gene encoding putative nitrogen fixation protein NifT, whose amino-acid sequence MRVTISRTDVGLSVYIHKKDLEEPIISVEHKNLWGGFILLKNGWRIALPDLSQNRRLPVTVDARRLSS is encoded by the coding sequence ATGAGAGTGACAATCAGCAGAACTGACGTCGGCTTATCGGTCTATATTCACAAGAAAGACCTTGAGGAACCGATCATTTCGGTTGAGCACAAAAACCTATGGGGCGGCTTTATTTTGCTGAAAAATGGATGGCGGATAGCCCTCCCCGACCTATCGCAGAACAGGCGCCTGCCCGTTACTGTCGACGCGAGGAGGCTATCCAGTTAG
- a CDS encoding glutamate acetyltransferase yields MSVDVKRKRAYTPNRGHRVPDPLKAANGKRPPVNQEESEMAAIQRNNASLIGNPGGSPKLCNSIHPIGSVISAALRKGIGMNPFARTAAALFLVNGPKSNSPLDAEKICSALIQTLLEDASRNLEARAWQNAVQTVPYQVGRMKLTQTLSCTMPLGGLPDKLASMCTSKGQRPTLAKSIGSYLKQFGKPTAFNCLILDQSDTAEIHLSLTCLDVTEDRNPEKFIIASTQVSAKLKLSNQQTQAAITEAFGSFQATSDQPFYLRAELIQMPTKSSSMEDIRTRCSGRT; encoded by the coding sequence ATGAGCGTCGATGTGAAGCGCAAGCGGGCATACACCCCAAATAGAGGGCATCGAGTTCCCGATCCCTTGAAGGCGGCTAACGGCAAGAGGCCGCCCGTAAATCAGGAGGAATCCGAGATGGCTGCCATTCAACGAAACAACGCTAGCCTAATCGGCAATCCAGGCGGAAGCCCTAAGCTTTGTAACAGCATTCATCCCATCGGTTCGGTGATATCCGCGGCGCTCCGGAAAGGAATTGGCATGAACCCCTTCGCCAGAACAGCTGCGGCTCTTTTCCTCGTGAACGGCCCCAAGAGCAATAGCCCCCTCGACGCAGAGAAGATTTGTTCAGCTTTGATTCAGACACTATTGGAAGATGCCTCCCGCAATCTGGAGGCTCGAGCCTGGCAGAACGCCGTGCAGACGGTCCCTTATCAGGTAGGAAGAATGAAATTGACGCAAACGCTGAGCTGCACAATGCCGCTTGGGGGGTTGCCGGACAAACTTGCGTCGATGTGCACCAGTAAAGGCCAAAGGCCCACACTGGCGAAATCCATTGGCTCCTACCTGAAACAATTTGGAAAGCCGACAGCGTTCAACTGCCTCATCCTGGATCAATCCGACACGGCTGAGATCCACCTCAGTCTGACGTGCCTGGATGTAACGGAGGACCGAAATCCGGAGAAATTTATCATCGCTTCGACTCAAGTTTCGGCGAAGCTGAAGCTCTCGAACCAGCAAACGCAGGCCGCTATCACCGAGGCCTTCGGCTCCTTCCAGGCGACGAGCGACCAGCCCTTCTACCTCCGCGCTGAATTGATTCAGATGCCCACCAAGTCAAGCTCAATGGAGGATATCCGTACCCGATGCTCTGGCCGCACGTAG
- the nodX gene encoding nodulation protein NodX, with protein MGPSNEHSSGHRNNFDLLRLFAACQVMFSHAWNWLHLGDPLNGTWVFDLLFSAPGVAIFFLISGFLVTDSYIRSSSAASFFVKRSLRIFPALFVNIAVMELALLVTGGLNVTGILQYLFYFTVYILTAARIWAVYFTYEPYTMSGFYGASDPSGVLWTLTVELTFYLTLPMLLEIWRRWKRAGALVVAVAALGSWVMAQHFNITDKYNPFLSVTAGPTFWIFSMGVLARLYWHRVSKIFEGKLLWWLATHLAITWWVAGTSAAFISINNAAPVDAFRIAVLAGLVLSAAHSLPRPNLLRGQDLSYGIYLYHMLVMHTLIAIGWVGHWWLWIVEPVGTVALAALSWALIEQPAMKLRTSLVARRLSVA; from the coding sequence ATGGGACCATCCAATGAACACTCATCCGGTCACCGGAACAACTTTGACCTGTTAAGGCTCTTTGCCGCCTGCCAGGTGATGTTTAGCCACGCCTGGAATTGGCTTCATCTGGGCGATCCTTTAAACGGCACATGGGTCTTCGATCTGTTGTTTTCGGCGCCGGGTGTTGCGATCTTCTTTTTAATCAGCGGCTTTCTAGTAACGGATTCTTACATCCGATCGTCGTCTGCGGCCTCTTTTTTCGTCAAGCGGTCGCTCCGGATCTTTCCTGCACTGTTCGTCAACATCGCCGTGATGGAACTTGCCCTGCTGGTGACTGGGGGATTAAATGTTACCGGCATCTTGCAGTATCTGTTTTACTTCACAGTCTACATCCTGACCGCTGCACGAATCTGGGCGGTCTACTTCACCTACGAGCCCTACACGATGAGCGGCTTTTACGGCGCCTCGGACCCAAGTGGGGTGCTGTGGACGCTGACGGTGGAGCTGACGTTCTACCTCACCCTGCCAATGCTGTTGGAAATTTGGCGGCGGTGGAAACGAGCAGGGGCCCTAGTCGTTGCCGTCGCCGCTCTCGGGTCTTGGGTCATGGCGCAGCACTTCAACATAACTGATAAGTACAATCCGTTCCTGTCGGTGACAGCAGGCCCGACTTTCTGGATCTTTTCGATGGGAGTTCTTGCTCGGCTTTACTGGCATCGCGTCAGCAAGATCTTCGAAGGCAAGCTCTTGTGGTGGCTGGCAACTCATCTCGCGATAACGTGGTGGGTAGCAGGAACGTCCGCTGCATTCATCTCGATCAACAATGCGGCGCCTGTCGATGCATTCCGAATCGCTGTTCTTGCCGGTTTAGTCCTGTCGGCAGCGCACTCACTTCCGCGCCCTAACCTGTTGCGCGGGCAGGATCTCTCTTACGGGATCTACCTCTACCATATGCTCGTCATGCACACGCTGATCGCCATCGGATGGGTCGGCCACTGGTGGCTCTGGATCGTCGAGCCTGTCGGAACCGTGGCACTAGCCGCTCTATCATGGGCGCTGATTGAACAGCCGGCCATGAAACTTCGCACATCGCTAGTCGCCAGAAGGCTTTCCGTCGCTTAA